CATTACTGAAAATTTAGGAGAAGGCACAGACAGTGTTTTCAGTATTATCAACTACACATTAAGTAACAACGTAGAAAACCTGACCTTGCAAGGAACAACTGCCATTAATGGTACTGGTAACATCTTAGATAACACCATTACTGGTAACGCTGCCGCTAATATTCTCACAGGTGGTGCAGGTGTAGATACTCTCATTGGTAATGCTGGTGCAGATACTTTTATTGGTGGTCTCGGTAACGATCAACTCTATTTGGGTTTAAAAGATAAGGCCATAGATATAGTTAATTATGCCTCTGGAGATGGTGCAGATACCATTTATGAGTTTGTGCGTGGTGTCGGTGGTGATAAAATCCAGTTTACAGGTATTGCCAATATTGATGTGGTAAAATCTGGAACAAGTACACAACTTCGCGTTAGTGATGGTATTGGTGGTAATTCTGGTTTTGGCACAGGTGATATCTTAGCCACTTTATCAGGTACAACTGGGTTTACTAAATCTGACTTCAATGTGAATCTGTTTGGTGCTAATTTCTTGCTTGTTTAGTTAATTGGTTAAAGTGAAAAACATCTAATTTGCATAATCGCATTCAGCATAACTCTTGTGGGGTGGGCATCTGGTTCCCCCAGCTTATGCAACTTAGAGAACTCCATAGAATGATTAATCCTGTTTTAATATCATTCTCCTAAAGCTTGTTGCCACAAAAGTAGGGGTAATTCATGAATTACCCCTACGCTATTGGATATCAAAGCGCTGCTGTAAGCAGTTCATGTTTTTATGGAGTTTTTTTAAATTAGCTTATATTCCAAAAGCCCATTGTTGGCCGGGAAGCGATCGCTAAATATATGCGCGAAGAAGCACAAGAACTCAACATGATGCCACAACAAGGTATCTGTGAAGTTCAACCAGACGGTTCTAAGCAACTGAAAATCACATAAGTAGTGCAAAATCCTTGGTTTGGTGTTACCGTCGGCATGAATATTTCTTGGCGGTTTTTAATCAATCCCGACGGAAAAATCTTCTTTGTAGCGATTGATATGCTGGACTCTCTTCAAAAACTTATGAATCTGCGTCGAGTTTAAGAGAACTCCACAAAAAAGATGAACTGCTTGCAGCAGCGCCTCGCTATCCAATTTTGTGGGATGGGCATCTGGTCCCTCCCTGTATTATTAGGGGACTTTTCGGCCCGCACCACAAGAAATTTTGGATATTTCTTTAATTGGAAGTCTCTAATAGACATATTATGATGTAGAAACGTTTCATGGAACCTCTCTACAAGGGTTTCGGGTTACGCATATTTAATTTTCACTCCTATGTTTAATCAAATTAAGAGGCTGTCAGCAATTAAGTTTGCATAAACATAAAACTATTTCTACAGGGTCGCAATAATAAGGTGAAAGCTATTGACACCGACTGAAAAACTTGTTATCATAAAATGGACGAGGAAGAACTATCGCTATCGCATAATCACAACCAATCTCTTCTCTTTGCGTTTCTGTGTGAGATAAACTCAATCCTGCCCAAAACTCGTAGATTGTTCATAAACTTTAAACCTCTTACCTGATAAAGATTTCAATAGGGTGAGTAATACTAAATTTAAACTTTATGCATCAGCATAAGGAAACTACACTCTGTTATCAAGTGCAAAAACCAAAACTATCTTAAACAACTCTTTTTCAAGTCAAACCACCACAGTTGTCTTCATTGATGCTTCGGTTTCCGACTACAAAACCCTACAAACAGGAGTTGTCAAAGGTGGAGAAACAATCATCCTTTCCCCAAATAGAGACGGTATTGAGGAAATTACAGACTTTTTACAACAGCATCCCCAAATAAGGTGATTTCCAGAATAAAAATTACCACACAACATGATTTCATCGGAGGAGAGAACTGCTGTTCGCTCTCCTAATCGGTAAAATTATTTTGAGAAATCGCCTTGGTAACGGGAAACTTATCAAGCAACAAAATCGTCAAAACAGATGATTTCCGTGAACTGTATGCTTAATTTTACATCATTTTTGAGGACTAGATACTAAGTGTATAGTAGTATAAAATTGCAATCTCTATGGCATTTCTGCATTGGGCTGATACTTGTTATTTGCTGCACTACATTAGGAGTAAATGCCAGTTCGACACCACTAAATTTATACGTTTCTCCTCTAGGAAACGATAGCTGGTCAGGTAATATTGCAGCAGCTAACCCAGAGAAGACCGATGGACCATTCCATACACTTGAGCGTGTGCGCGATCAAATCCGTACTCTGAAAAAGGCAGGTAAATTCCCTAACTCTGGTGTTATTATTAACCTGCGTGAAGGAATTTATGAACGGAAGGTACCCTTTATTCTGAATGCAGAAGATAGTGGCACAAAGGAGTCGCCCATTGTTTACCGTCCATACTTAAATGAGCAAGTTCGCTTATCTGGGGGAAAGGAAATTCAGGGTTTCTACCCTGTTAATGATGAGAGTATCCTGAAGCGGATGCCATCTGTGTCCCGTGGCAAGATCCTGCAAGTTGATTTGAAAGCACAGGGGATTACTGATTACGGACAACTCTCGCCACGCGGCTTCGGGAGACCCGATCATCTTTCTCCCTTGGAACTGTTTTTTGCAGACCAACCCATGCAGATAGCACGCTGGCCTAACCAGGGTTATCTAAAAATCGCAGATGTGCCTGCGGGAAAGGATGGTGGTAAGTTCAGTTATGAAGGTGATCGCCCTCAGCGATGGAATAATGCACGTGATATTTGGTTACATGGTTATTGGACTCGGGATTGGGCGGACTCCTATGCAAAAGTCAAGTTGATTGACACACAGACTCACGAAATTTCTACTGAGCCGCCCCACGGAGTCTATGGTTACACAAAAGGCCAGCGTTATTACGTCCTCAACCTCCTAGAAGAATTGGACACCCCTGGTGAATACTATTTGGATAGTCAAACTGGCATCCTCTATTTTTGGCCACCTTCGCCAATGGAAAACAACCGGGCTATTGTTTCTATGATGAAAGAGCCACTGGTTTCCCTAAATGGTGCATCTTATATTACCCTGAGTGGTCTGATATTTGAAGATTCCAGAGGTGCAGGCATTAGGGTAGTTAAGGGGGAGAACGTCTTGGTTGCAGGCTGTCAAATTCGTAACTTTGGTACTAATGGGGTAGAGATTAAGGGAGGAATCCGGCACGGTGTCATTAGCAACGATGTATATAATATTGGTGAAACGGGTATAGTGTTGAATGGAGGCGATCGCAAAACCCTGACACCAGCAAAGCACTATGCTATCAATAATCACATCCATAATTATGCTAGATGGGTAAAGACGTACCGAGCAGGCATTTCTATTCAAGGTGTTGGTAATCTGATCTCACATAATTTAATTCATGACGCGCCTCACAATGCTATCCTTCTTAGCGGTAACAATCATATCATTGAGTTCAACAATATCCACCACGTTTGCTTAGAAACTGGTGATGCTGGAGCATTTTATATGGGTCGAGACTACACCCAGCAAGGGAACATCATCCGCTATAACTATTTCCACAACCTGTCCGGAATTCAAAAGCAAAAAGGTTTTACAGAAGTTATGGCAGTGTACCTTGACGACGGTGCTAGTGGGACAACAATCTATGGTAACCTATTCTATAAAGTACAGCGGGGCGTGTTAATCGGTGGCGGACGTGATAACACAGTCGAAAACAACATCTTTGTTAAAAATAAGGTTTCAGTATCTGTAGATGCCCGTGTTTTAGGTTGGGCAAAAGTCGGTGCTGCTCGCGGAGGTAATTGGAGAATGGTGGAAAAGCTTGAAGATATGAACTATAAACATCCGCCCTACAGCACCCGCTACCCTCAATTGGTCAAAATTCTAGAAGATGAATATGGCGTTCCCAAAGGAAACAAAATTATAAATAACGTCTATTTTGGTGACGGATGGTTAAAGTTGGAGAACAAACTGACTGATAAAACTATTACTATCGAGGGAAATTTAATTAAGAATGATGTGAGCTTTGTGATACCAAATGATAATCTCTTGCAACTAAAGTCTGACTCAACTGCTTACAAGTTTGGCTTTAAGAGCCTCCCAATCAATAAAATCGGGCTATACAAGGATAAGTATCGTAAAGCTGTTTTCTAACTCCTTAAAAAATGGGCGAACCGGGATGCTGAGAAGTTGCTCATCCCGATGTCGGATATTAAAGCCTGTTCACAATCAAGACTGATAGATATTAAGGTCAAGGACAAAGTTAAGCCAGTGATAGGAAAGTTAAAGGATAAAGTTTTGACAGTTTCTAGTTTTCAAGGAAATATTATTTGGTGTAAGGGTGAGGGACGCGGTGCGACACCTAGTGAATTTTACATTGAAAGATCGAATCTCTCAACTGTGTGAACAATCCGGTATCAAGTTTATTGAAACTGAAGAATCCTATACTTCAAAAACATCGTTCCTAGACCATGATTTTCTACCTATATTTGGCGCAAAACCCGAAGGGTGGAAATCTAGCGGAACTAGAGTAAATCGCGGTTTGTTTCGTTCTCAAGATGGTACAAAAATCAATGCAGATTGCAACGGTCCAGCCAATATTTTCAGAAAAGTAGCGGTAAAGCTGCTAAAGCCATCAGACAGGTACACTGATTTAGTAGCATCCGCGTCCTATGCGGCTTGTGTGGCTACTTGTTTTGCAAATATAGCGATCGCCTATTTACTGTTAATGGTGTAAGTGTGATCAAGTCTGCTTTTTTGATTACTATGTCAGTGGCAGTCTGGGTGGCCTTTGGTCTGAGCAATTCCGTGTTTCCTAATTTAATTAATTAACTAGTAAATAAGTACCAGCTAATATAATACATCAAGAATTTAATGAGTAGCAAAAAAAATAGCGATCGCGTTTCCAGAAATAAAGGATATCGCTCATCAA
The window above is part of the Dolichospermum sp. DET69 genome. Proteins encoded here:
- a CDS encoding right-handed parallel beta-helix repeat-containing protein, which encodes MQSLWHFCIGLILVICCTTLGVNASSTPLNLYVSPLGNDSWSGNIAAANPEKTDGPFHTLERVRDQIRTLKKAGKFPNSGVIINLREGIYERKVPFILNAEDSGTKESPIVYRPYLNEQVRLSGGKEIQGFYPVNDESILKRMPSVSRGKILQVDLKAQGITDYGQLSPRGFGRPDHLSPLELFFADQPMQIARWPNQGYLKIADVPAGKDGGKFSYEGDRPQRWNNARDIWLHGYWTRDWADSYAKVKLIDTQTHEISTEPPHGVYGYTKGQRYYVLNLLEELDTPGEYYLDSQTGILYFWPPSPMENNRAIVSMMKEPLVSLNGASYITLSGLIFEDSRGAGIRVVKGENVLVAGCQIRNFGTNGVEIKGGIRHGVISNDVYNIGETGIVLNGGDRKTLTPAKHYAINNHIHNYARWVKTYRAGISIQGVGNLISHNLIHDAPHNAILLSGNNHIIEFNNIHHVCLETGDAGAFYMGRDYTQQGNIIRYNYFHNLSGIQKQKGFTEVMAVYLDDGASGTTIYGNLFYKVQRGVLIGGGRDNTVENNIFVKNKVSVSVDARVLGWAKVGAARGGNWRMVEKLEDMNYKHPPYSTRYPQLVKILEDEYGVPKGNKIINNVYFGDGWLKLENKLTDKTITIEGNLIKNDVSFVIPNDNLLQLKSDSTAYKFGFKSLPINKIGLYKDKYRKAVF